A genomic region of Euwallacea fornicatus isolate EFF26 chromosome 32, ASM4011564v1, whole genome shotgun sequence contains the following coding sequences:
- the LOC136348313 gene encoding uncharacterized protein → MLNNVCTRPRRGEPKELKCPSCDKQFKSVTAMDYHVKRKVCEQSNPRRRSSKSSGPPFACDWCGTLFNMKQTCYVHMARKACMKFPDKYGLKTKVPSLLESLELTLTEGSSGPLKQEPEGTSFVFDNSDGCADTEKECGMVSAEGDSDVAE, encoded by the exons ATGTTGAACAATGTATGCACCAGGCCGCGAAGAG GAGAGCCGAAGGAGCTGAAATGTCCTAGTTGCGACAAGCAATTCAAGAGCGTTACAGCGATGGACTACCATGTAAAGAGGAAGGTGTGCGAGCAGAGCAACCCTAGGCGACGATCTTCAAAGTCTAGTG GTCCACCTTTCGCCTGTGACTGGTGCGGCACTCTCTTCAACATGAAACAAACCTGCTACGTGCATATGGCCCGTAAGGCCTGCATGAAGTTCCCGGACAAATACGGCTTGAAGACCAAGGTTCCATCTCTTCTCGAAAGCTTGGAGCTGACTCTCACCGAAGGCAGCAGCGGCCCTTTGAAACAGGAACCCGAGGGCACCTCGTTCGTGTTTGATAATTCCGACGGGTGTGCTGACACTGAAAAGGAGTGCGGAATGGTGTCTGCCGAGGGGGACAGCGACGTAGCTGAGTAA